One stretch of Bactrocera tryoni isolate S06 unplaced genomic scaffold, CSIRO_BtryS06_freeze2 scaffold_7, whole genome shotgun sequence DNA includes these proteins:
- the LOC120781834 gene encoding uncharacterized protein LOC120781834: MIHGPCGNLNRSSPCMVDGKCTKRFPKDFTNDTVTHVDGYPIYRRRSTENGGQTFIKTISYADIDIDNRWVVPYSPLLSKTFNAHINAESCSSVKSIKYICKYVNKGSDMAVFRIENTNVHSPPLNQNDEITNYQIGRYVSSNEAVWRIFGFPIHERDPAVIHLAVHLENGQRVYFTNDTVLDRAINPPKTTLTEFFELCNRADAFGAFAQIFLYSEVPRYFTWAQKRKWIPRKQGTPVDAHPGLFKSNTLGSVYTVNPRQTECFYLRLLLVNVTGPLLFQDIRKVDGQQYPTYKDACLALGLLEDDNHWDTVAC, translated from the coding sequence ATGATTCATGGTCCGTGCGGAAATCTGAATCGTTCATCACCTTGCATGGTAGACGGAAAATGTACAAAGCGTTTTCCTAAAGATTTTACTAACGATACGGTCACACATGTTGACGGATATCCAATATATCGTCGAAGAAGTACCGAAAATGGCGGACAAACTTTCATTAAAACTATCAGCTACGCAGACATCGACATTGACAATCGTTGGGTGGTACCATATTCACCTCTGCTGAGCAAAACATTCAATGCTCATATTAATGCTGAGTCATGCAGTTCGGTGAAGagtatcaaatatatttgcaaatatgtgaaTAAAGGGAGTGATATGGCTGTATTTAGAATTGAAAATACTAATGTACATTCTCCTCCGTTGAATCAAAATGATGAAATTACGAATTACCAAATTGGCCGGTATGTCAGTTCCAATGAAGCTGTCTGGCGTATTTTCGGTTTCCCAATTCATGAACGGGATCCAGCAGTTATCCATTTAGCTGTCCACCTTGAAAACGGCCAGCGCGTATATTTCACGAACGATACAGTGCTTGATCGTGCTATAAATCCACCAAAAACTACGCTGACCGAATTTTTTGAACTGTGCAATCGTGCGGATGCTTTTGGTGCCTTCGCACAAATATTTCTCTACTCTGAAGTTCCACGGTATTTTACATGGGCTCAAAAAAGGAAATGGATACCCCGCAAGCAAGGGACACCAGTTGATGCGCACCCAGgtttatttaaatcaaatactTTGGGTAGTGTATATACAGTCAATCCAAGGCAGACTGAGTGCTTTTACCTGCGACTATTGTTGGTTAATGTCACCGGGCCATTGTTATTTCAAGATATACGTAAGGTAGATGGACAACAGTATCCTACGTATAAAGATGCATGTCTTGCTCTAGGGTTGCTAGAAGACGACAATCACTGGGATACTGTCGCTTGCTGA
- the LOC120781835 gene encoding uncharacterized protein LOC120781835, with protein MSKVITTKQQYALMVELLQQKPEMAQGFTKCPKEEVAAFWNNMAQELNSVGPPIKDISSWKKVWLDWKAYIKRKLVENKKEQSATGGGRYRQHHFNELEEAVIALTALQTSASGIDNTVSIGLPIVADVGNETLADVSMPSVTCSPALPKRTTRPPETCTADVIKEQFQIQKDFQEKVIEKLDDLSVRMRRVGRALEVQNDLKNAEVEEIRRHNIAMENLIAAKNSIKQRMLEIEEKKLQILYSGTIYAPCLNQVSDNEIIENLKEHGVTSIYKFLKYINGQPTPSGVVLLTFDRYYLPEKLMYHGIPPR; from the exons at GTCCAAAGTAATTACCACCAAGCAACAATATGCACTAATGGTTGAGCTGTTACAGCAAAAGCCTGAAATGGCGCAGGGTTTTACAAAGTGCCCTAAAGAGGAAGTGGCAGCTTTTTGGAACAACATGGCCCAAGAACTAAATAGTGTTGGTCCGCCTATCAAGGATATTTCCAGCTGGAAGAAG gtaTGGCTTGACTGGAAGGCGTATATAAAAAGGAAacttgttgaaaataaaaaggagCAGTCAGCTACTGGTGGCGGCAGATATAGGCAGCACCATTTCAACGAATTGGAGGAAGCGGTGATAGCACTAACGGCATTGCAAACAAGTGCAAGTGGCATTGACAATACAGTTAGCATCGGCTTACCAATTGTAGCCGACGTGGGCAACGAGACGTTAGCTGACGTATCAATGCCATCAGTGACCTGCAGTCCAGCACTGCCTAAACGTACTACTAGGCCACCGGAAACCTGTACAGCCGATGTAATTAAAgaacaatttcaaattcaaaaagattTTCAGGAAAAGGTCATCGAAAAGTTGGATGATCTTTCAGTACGTATGCGACGAGTGGGCAGAGCATTGGAAGtgcaaaatgatttaaaaaatgcgGAAGTGGAAGAAATTAGAAGGCACAACATAGCTATGGAGAATTTGATAGCTGCTAAGAATTCGATTAAGCAGCGAATGTtagaaatagaagaaaaaaaattgca gatATTATACTCTG GCACTATCTACGCTCCGTGTTTAAATCAAGTCTCTGAcaatgaaataattgaaaatttgaaagaacatGGTGTTACATCCATttacaaatttctaaaatatataaatggtcaACCCACCCCAAGTGGCGTGGTTCTTTTAACCTTCGATCGCTACTACTTACCCGAAAAATTGATGTATCATGGTATACCACCAAGATAA